In a single window of the Terrirubrum flagellatum genome:
- a CDS encoding PLP-dependent aminotransferase family protein — MDFPPQSPVKSRPAYASWFNSSNTITQQFLSIGGRKDVISLAGGLPASELYPVEAAAAATERALARWGGSALEYGPVEGFPALREAIAARMSTAASHRFTTDNILLTTGAMQGLDLLGKALIDSGDLIVAQFPTYLGALDAWRPRQPAYEKLTWNLNDAGFDAALRRAKFVYAVPNYSNPTGVLVPTAQRAELLARVQAAGCWLVEDDPYLPLQLDGPAGPSILSLDASARGGAYDGPVIYLGTLSKSIAPGFRVGWAVGDAAMIQQLALAKQSTDLSSSMFAQAVALELLEGGVEDAHTPKIVASYRERRDALCAAAREHLGEWFEWETPPGGMFVWMRARRPDIDTNALYHHALAENVAFVPSSVFDPDGELRSAMRVNFTRNPPDILTEGVKRLAKAVRRYLGA, encoded by the coding sequence ATGGATTTTCCTCCCCAGAGCCCGGTGAAATCGCGGCCGGCCTACGCCTCCTGGTTCAATTCCAGCAACACGATCACGCAGCAGTTCCTGTCGATCGGCGGCCGCAAGGATGTGATCAGCCTTGCTGGGGGTCTTCCCGCCAGCGAACTCTATCCGGTCGAGGCGGCAGCGGCGGCGACCGAGAGGGCGCTCGCGCGCTGGGGTGGAAGCGCGCTGGAATATGGGCCCGTCGAAGGCTTTCCGGCGCTGCGCGAGGCGATCGCGGCGCGCATGTCAACAGCCGCAAGCCACCGCTTCACGACCGACAACATCCTGCTCACCACAGGCGCAATGCAGGGGCTCGATCTCCTCGGCAAGGCGCTCATCGATTCCGGCGATCTCATCGTCGCGCAATTCCCGACCTATCTCGGCGCGCTCGACGCCTGGCGACCGCGCCAGCCCGCCTATGAAAAGCTGACATGGAATCTGAACGATGCGGGATTCGACGCGGCTCTGCGTCGCGCGAAGTTCGTCTATGCCGTGCCGAATTATTCCAATCCGACCGGCGTGCTCGTGCCAACCGCGCAGCGCGCCGAATTGTTGGCGCGCGTTCAGGCAGCGGGCTGCTGGCTCGTCGAAGATGACCCTTATTTGCCGCTACAACTCGACGGGCCGGCCGGCCCGAGCATCCTGTCGCTCGACGCGAGCGCCCGCGGCGGCGCCTATGACGGACCCGTCATTTATCTCGGCACGCTATCGAAAAGCATCGCGCCCGGGTTTCGCGTCGGCTGGGCGGTTGGCGACGCCGCGATGATTCAACAGCTCGCGCTCGCCAAGCAGAGCACTGATCTCTCAAGCAGCATGTTCGCGCAGGCCGTCGCGCTGGAGCTGCTCGAAGGCGGCGTCGAAGACGCTCATACGCCGAAGATCGTCGCGAGCTATCGCGAGCGGCGCGACGCGCTCTGCGCCGCCGCGCGCGAGCATCTCGGCGAATGGTTCGAATGGGAGACGCCGCCGGGCGGCATGTTCGTCTGGATGCGCGCGCGTCGGCCCGACATCGATACCAATGCGCTCTATCATCACGCGCTCGCCGAAAACGTCGCCTTTGTGCCGAGCAGCGTCTTCGATCCCGATGGCGAATTGCGCTCGGCCATGCGCGTCAATTTCACGCGCAATCCGCCTGACATTCTCACAGAGGGCGTGAAACGGCTTGCAAAGGCGGTCAGGCGCTATCTCGGCGCCTGA
- a CDS encoding winged helix-turn-helix domain-containing protein — translation MPRAAAKPPTLTKPQARRIWLRAQKLDTRAPFGDGSEATRAAVEHLGYVQIDTINVIERCHHHILWSRIPDYRREHLRQAQTSDKSVFEYWTHALSYVPTKDLPYFLPEMKRYRLELKETLDATKAKDVRKVIARIRREGALSLRDIDDDVLVEKEHLWASRKPSKRALEQAFYAGYLTISERIGMLKTYELIDRHFSWEKQPKAESEKRFVDYLLDRGLRAQGVVSLDSLCHLDAPRKAAVRRLIESRVRKGLLTPVAIDGVTVEHWTEPQNLEIDIAPSEELVHILSPFDPLIIQRKRLKFFFDYDHVFEAYVPKEKRRFGYFALPVLIGDEIVAALDIKTDREKRKIALQKWTWVKRGAAKTLKPRIEDELHRFERFQLGG, via the coding sequence ATGCCCCGCGCCGCCGCCAAGCCGCCCACTCTCACGAAGCCGCAAGCCCGTCGCATCTGGCTGCGCGCGCAGAAACTCGATACGCGCGCGCCCTTCGGCGACGGGTCCGAAGCCACGCGCGCAGCCGTGGAACATCTCGGCTATGTCCAGATCGACACGATCAACGTCATCGAGCGTTGCCATCACCACATTCTCTGGAGCCGCATTCCGGACTATCGGCGCGAGCATCTCAGGCAGGCGCAGACGTCAGACAAATCCGTCTTCGAATATTGGACGCATGCTCTGTCTTACGTGCCAACAAAAGACCTTCCCTATTTCCTGCCCGAGATGAAGCGTTATCGCCTCGAGCTCAAAGAGACGCTTGACGCCACGAAGGCGAAGGATGTGCGCAAGGTGATTGCGCGCATTCGCCGGGAAGGCGCATTGTCGCTGCGCGATATCGACGACGATGTGCTGGTCGAGAAAGAACATCTGTGGGCGAGCCGCAAACCGTCGAAGCGCGCGCTGGAGCAGGCCTTTTACGCAGGCTATCTCACGATCAGCGAGCGGATCGGCATGCTCAAGACCTATGAGCTGATCGATCGCCATTTTTCGTGGGAGAAGCAGCCGAAAGCGGAATCGGAAAAGCGCTTTGTCGATTATCTCCTCGATCGCGGGTTGCGCGCGCAAGGCGTCGTGAGCCTCGACTCGCTCTGCCATCTCGATGCGCCGCGGAAGGCCGCGGTGCGCCGCCTCATCGAGTCGCGGGTTCGCAAGGGCTTGCTGACGCCGGTCGCAATTGATGGCGTGACTGTCGAGCATTGGACGGAACCGCAAAATCTCGAAATCGATATCGCGCCGTCAGAAGAGCTTGTTCACATCCTCTCACCCTTCGATCCGCTGATTATCCAGCGCAAGCGGCTTAAATTCTTCTTCGACTATGACCATGTCTTCGAGGCGTATGTGCCAAAGGAAAAGCGGCGCTTCGGCTATTTCGCTCTTCCCGTGCTTATCGGCGATGAAATCGTCGCCGCGCTCGACATCAAGACGGATCGTGAAAAGCGGAAGATCGCTTTGCAGAAATGGACCTGGGTCAAGCGCGGCGCAGCAAAGACGCTGAAGCCGCGAATTGAGGACGAGTTGCATCGCTTCGAGCGCTTCCAGCTCGGCGGCTAG
- a CDS encoding VOC family protein, which yields MSKIVPCLWFDHQGEEAARFYVETFRACGQEASIGDISYYGEGGLAPKGKVMTVSFTLAGQSFLALNGGPHYTFSPAISLTVKCRDQRELDQFWERLSADKASEQCGWLKDKFGLSWQIVPENIGELITKAAPGRGANVMQALMKMKKLDINALVDAGKAA from the coding sequence ATGTCAAAGATCGTTCCCTGTCTCTGGTTCGACCACCAGGGCGAGGAGGCCGCCAGGTTCTATGTCGAGACGTTCCGCGCCTGTGGGCAGGAGGCGTCGATTGGCGACATCTCCTACTATGGCGAGGGCGGGCTGGCGCCGAAGGGGAAGGTGATGACCGTCTCCTTCACGCTTGCCGGCCAGAGCTTCCTCGCGCTCAATGGCGGCCCGCACTACACCTTCTCACCTGCGATCTCTCTCACGGTGAAATGCCGGGATCAGCGGGAGCTCGATCAATTCTGGGAGCGGCTTTCCGCCGACAAGGCATCGGAGCAATGCGGATGGCTGAAGGACAAGTTCGGCCTGTCCTGGCAAATCGTGCCCGAAAATATTGGCGAGTTGATCACGAAGGCCGCGCCCGGTCGTGGAGCGAATGTGATGCAGGCGCTGATGAAGATGAAGAAGCTCGATATCAACGCGCTTGTCGACGCCGGCAAGGCTGCGTGA
- a CDS encoding Hsp70 family protein, translating to MRRDLPADLAIGIDFGTSNTVVALADGSGRVEAIRFAHGGSDHNVFVTALCFWDERHAGTKRMRVEGGPWAIEEFMAGHLAHRFIQSFKSFAASASFQETRIFRERFRFEDLLATFLRTLKRHADDRLDFASRRLVMGRPVRFAGHAPNDALAMQRYRAACETLGASHAEYVYEPVGAAYFFARQLDHDATVLVADFGGGTSDFSVMRFSRKGGEIQAEPLSHSGVGIAGDMFDYRIVDHVVSPKLGKGAGYRSFGKVLAIPNRYYTNFARWSHLAMMKASGELNELRELEKSAVDPSPLRHFIDIVEYDHGFELYRAVSDAKIALSQNDETEFLFKAEGFELKARVTRKEFERWIRPDVKRIEETIDEALTKANVKPQEIERVFLTGGTSYVPMIRRLFLDRFGEQRLMSADQFESIAYGLALIAATGHAARWSINAAA from the coding sequence ATGCGACGCGATCTTCCCGCCGATCTCGCGATCGGCATCGATTTTGGCACGAGCAACACCGTGGTCGCTCTCGCCGACGGTTCAGGCCGCGTCGAGGCGATCCGTTTTGCTCATGGCGGAAGCGATCACAATGTTTTCGTGACCGCGCTTTGCTTCTGGGACGAGCGGCATGCCGGAACGAAGCGCATGCGGGTCGAGGGCGGCCCGTGGGCGATTGAAGAGTTCATGGCGGGTCACCTCGCCCATCGCTTCATCCAATCCTTCAAGAGCTTCGCCGCCAGCGCGAGCTTCCAGGAGACGCGCATCTTCCGCGAGCGTTTCCGCTTCGAGGATCTGCTCGCCACATTCCTGCGCACATTGAAGCGCCATGCCGACGATCGGCTGGATTTCGCGAGCCGCCGGCTGGTGATGGGACGGCCGGTGCGCTTCGCCGGCCACGCGCCCAACGACGCGCTCGCCATGCAGCGTTACCGCGCCGCCTGCGAGACTCTCGGCGCCTCGCACGCCGAATATGTCTATGAACCGGTCGGCGCCGCCTACTTTTTCGCGCGCCAGCTCGATCACGACGCCACGGTGCTTGTCGCCGACTTCGGCGGCGGCACCAGTGATTTCTCCGTGATGCGCTTTTCGAGGAAGGGCGGCGAGATTCAGGCCGAGCCATTGTCGCATTCCGGCGTCGGCATCGCCGGCGACATGTTCGACTATCGCATCGTCGATCATGTGGTGTCGCCGAAACTCGGCAAGGGCGCCGGCTATCGTTCCTTCGGCAAGGTGCTTGCGATCCCGAACCGCTACTACACGAACTTCGCGCGCTGGAGCCACCTCGCGATGATGAAGGCGAGCGGCGAGCTCAACGAGCTGCGCGAGCTTGAGAAGAGCGCGGTCGATCCCTCGCCTCTGCGCCACTTTATCGACATCGTCGAATATGATCACGGCTTCGAGCTCTATCGCGCCGTATCTGACGCCAAGATCGCCCTGTCGCAGAACGACGAAACCGAATTTCTGTTCAAGGCGGAAGGTTTCGAGCTCAAGGCGCGCGTCACGCGCAAGGAGTTCGAGCGCTGGATCAGGCCCGACGTCAAGCGCATCGAGGAAACGATCGACGAAGCGCTGACCAAGGCCAATGTGAAGCCCCAGGAGATCGAGCGCGTCTTTCTCACCGGCGGCACGTCTTATGTGCCGATGATCCGACGCCTGTTCCTTGACCGCTTCGGTGAGCAGCGTCTCATGTCGGCCGACCAGTTCGAGTCGATCGCCTATGGGCTCGCGCTGATCGCCGCGACCGGACACGCGGCGCGCTGGTCGATCAACGCCGCCGCGTGA
- a CDS encoding OFA family MFS transporter has translation MTIAVENYATTTRVSEGYRWAQLTIGVVCMVMIANYQYGWTFFVPDIQKTFGWDRASIQIAFTLFVLFETWLVPIEGWFVDKYGPRVVIFVGGVLCAIGWWMTSRATSLGGLTGYYAAMIICGIGAGAVYGTCIGSALKWFPDKRGLAAGLTAAGFGAGSALTVVPIQNMIQSSGFQNTFLYFGIGQGVIICLLSFFLFSPRPGQAPPAPQTAVNVQSRRQYAPNEIIGPNNMWIIASLATLAIGLVMWSLGQLFYLPLVLAVLIFAVGGAIVINRGEPIFMLMYFMFVIVGAGGLMVTANLSPIAKDLHVDAIPVTLLGATMPALTFAATLDRVLNGFTRPFFGWISDKIGRENTMFIAFFMEGLGIYALYKLGGDPVWFVLLSGFVFFAWGEIYSLFPSTCTDTFGSKFAATNAGLLYTAKGTAALLVPYSNSLQQATGHWDIVFIIAAGANILAAVLAIVVLKPWRARVIARNSQ, from the coding sequence ATGACAATCGCCGTAGAAAATTACGCGACGACCACGCGCGTAAGTGAAGGTTATCGCTGGGCGCAGCTGACGATCGGCGTCGTCTGCATGGTGATGATCGCCAACTATCAGTATGGCTGGACCTTCTTCGTTCCAGACATTCAGAAGACATTCGGCTGGGATCGCGCGTCGATCCAGATCGCCTTCACCTTGTTCGTGCTGTTCGAAACCTGGCTCGTGCCGATCGAAGGCTGGTTCGTCGATAAATATGGCCCGCGCGTCGTCATCTTCGTTGGCGGCGTTCTCTGCGCGATCGGCTGGTGGATGACGTCGCGCGCCACATCGCTTGGCGGCCTCACCGGCTATTACGCGGCGATGATTATTTGCGGCATTGGCGCCGGCGCGGTCTATGGCACCTGTATCGGCAGCGCGCTGAAATGGTTTCCCGACAAGCGCGGTCTTGCCGCGGGCCTGACGGCCGCAGGCTTTGGCGCGGGTTCGGCGCTGACCGTGGTTCCGATCCAGAACATGATCCAGTCGAGCGGATTCCAGAACACGTTCCTTTATTTCGGCATCGGCCAGGGCGTGATCATCTGCCTGCTCTCATTCTTCCTGTTCTCGCCGCGTCCCGGCCAGGCGCCGCCCGCGCCACAGACGGCGGTGAACGTCCAGAGCCGACGCCAATATGCGCCGAACGAAATCATCGGACCGAACAATATGTGGATCATTGCGTCGCTCGCGACGCTGGCGATCGGCCTTGTGATGTGGAGCCTCGGCCAGCTCTTCTATCTCCCGCTTGTGCTTGCTGTCCTCATCTTCGCGGTTGGCGGCGCGATCGTCATCAATCGCGGCGAACCGATCTTCATGCTCATGTATTTCATGTTCGTGATCGTCGGCGCTGGCGGCCTCATGGTCACCGCAAATCTCTCGCCGATCGCGAAGGATCTGCATGTCGACGCCATTCCCGTGACGCTGCTCGGCGCGACCATGCCGGCGCTAACCTTCGCCGCGACGCTCGACCGCGTGCTCAACGGCTTTACGCGGCCCTTCTTCGGATGGATCTCCGACAAGATCGGCCGCGAGAATACGATGTTCATCGCCTTCTTCATGGAAGGGCTTGGCATCTACGCGCTCTATAAACTCGGCGGCGATCCCGTCTGGTTCGTGCTCCTCTCGGGCTTCGTGTTCTTCGCCTGGGGCGAGATCTATTCGCTCTTCCCTTCGACTTGCACGGACACCTTCGGTTCGAAATTCGCCGCCACCAACGCCGGCCTTCTCTATACAGCGAAGGGAACGGCGGCGCTACTCGTGCCCTACAGCAACTCGCTACAGCAGGCGACGGGCCATTGGGATATCGTGTTCATCATCGCCGCCGGCGCAAACATTCTCGCCGCCGTGCTCGCGATCGTCGTGCTGAAGCCCTGGCGCGCCAGAGTGATTGCGCGGAACTCCCAGTAA